Proteins encoded by one window of Vampirovibrionales bacterium:
- a CDS encoding endonuclease III, which yields MPSAMPGSPPVGGSGLDIDATLAILERAYPYHPMSEVTGCEPFRVLVACLLSLRSKDELTMTVCEQLFPRAQTPQAFAALDAETLAQWIYPIGFYRNKARTIIHVSQELIARFGGAVPDDLDALLTLKGVGRKTANLVVSLGFDKPAICVDTHVHRIMNRLGYIDARTPEATEMALRAQLPPRWWRTVNRVLVCHGKDCCKPIGAQCDRCPVAAHCAKIAVKPRPVPAHR from the coding sequence ATGCCTTCTGCGATGCCCGGCTCGCCGCCCGTCGGCGGCTCTGGACTCGATATCGACGCGACGCTGGCGATTCTCGAGCGCGCCTACCCGTACCATCCGATGTCAGAGGTGACCGGTTGCGAGCCGTTTCGGGTTCTGGTTGCCTGCCTGCTGAGCTTGCGCAGTAAGGATGAGCTGACCATGACCGTCTGCGAGCAATTGTTTCCGCGCGCGCAGACCCCGCAAGCGTTTGCTGCGCTGGACGCCGAGACGCTGGCCCAATGGATTTACCCGATCGGGTTTTACCGCAACAAGGCGCGCACGATTATCCACGTCTCACAAGAGTTAATCGCGCGTTTTGGCGGCGCGGTGCCCGACGATCTCGACGCTCTCCTGACGCTGAAAGGCGTGGGACGTAAAACCGCCAATCTGGTGGTGAGTCTGGGCTTTGACAAGCCCGCCATCTGCGTGGACACCCATGTTCATCGCATCATGAACCGCCTGGGTTACATCGACGCCCGTACCCCAGAAGCAACCGAAATGGCCCTGCGCGCGCAATTGCCGCCGCGCTGGTGGCGAACCGTTAATCGCGTACTGGTGTGCCACGGCAAAGACTGCTGCAAGCCTATTGGCGCGCAATGCGACCGCTGTCCGGTGGCGGCTCATTGCGCAAAAATCGCCGTCAAGCCGCGCCCTGTCCCCGCTCACAGATAA
- a CDS encoding HD domain-containing protein translates to MPRVWIRVVVPPFANIARLVTDRPLSAAPSGPSLMDMVVLLASGADLAEGRAVGHAQRVALLSLALGDALQLSPRRKSTLLFAALLHDAGLIPLIGALAPRLPTGVSEKRWFAVQPRMALDPAAPAYEAFRTPAMPDACQSLFESHPKRATSLVEALLLSADVHEAIAATHERLDGSGFPHGLSGGQIPPESRIIALADALDASLGDINSAATRSQILEAFFDPEHATATTLFDPDVLAAARRLWAPQTGDQRGDTSLQAIYGPAPDKAFRQSVTAAQYPERFAPLSGRSLASIARALGALSDSLLPVYADDHSERAAELALAMARHLEIDDASCGALYIAGLLQNIGMWGVPGAILAKPQPLSEEQRLAMQDHARFTGDLLARAGGFGEIALWAGEHHERMNGSGYYQGKKGRDISVGGRILALADAYVAMTSPRPYREAFEPAEALALIQQGRVRLYDATLSGVLRQVVTSGRS, encoded by the coding sequence ATGCCGCGCGTGTGGATCAGAGTCGTCGTGCCGCCTTTCGCCAATATCGCCCGTCTGGTGACGGATCGCCCGCTTTCTGCGGCCCCCTCGGGGCCGTCTCTAATGGATATGGTGGTCTTATTGGCCAGCGGAGCGGATTTAGCGGAAGGACGCGCCGTCGGCCACGCGCAGCGCGTCGCCCTGCTGTCACTGGCGCTGGGAGATGCGCTGCAATTGTCGCCGCGACGCAAGTCGACTCTGCTGTTTGCGGCGCTGCTGCATGACGCAGGTCTGATTCCGTTAATTGGCGCGTTGGCGCCGCGCCTGCCCACCGGCGTTTCAGAAAAGCGCTGGTTCGCTGTACAGCCGCGCATGGCGCTGGATCCAGCCGCCCCCGCATACGAGGCGTTCCGGACGCCCGCCATGCCCGACGCCTGTCAGAGCCTGTTTGAATCGCACCCAAAACGCGCAACGTCCCTGGTTGAGGCCCTGCTGCTTTCCGCAGACGTTCATGAGGCGATTGCCGCCACACACGAGCGTCTCGACGGCAGCGGATTTCCCCACGGATTGAGCGGCGGGCAGATTCCGCCCGAGTCGCGCATTATCGCGCTGGCCGACGCATTGGACGCGTCTCTGGGCGATATCAACAGCGCCGCAACGCGATCGCAGATTCTGGAAGCCTTTTTCGATCCAGAGCATGCGACGGCCACTACCCTTTTTGACCCGGACGTTCTGGCGGCAGCCCGACGCTTGTGGGCGCCCCAAACCGGCGATCAGCGCGGCGACACGTCGCTACAGGCGATTTACGGCCCGGCGCCCGACAAGGCCTTTCGCCAGAGCGTCACGGCCGCCCAGTACCCGGAGCGGTTCGCGCCGCTCAGTGGGCGATCGCTGGCGTCGATCGCGCGCGCATTGGGCGCCCTCAGCGATTCGTTGTTACCCGTCTACGCCGACGACCACAGCGAGCGCGCCGCAGAACTCGCGCTGGCCATGGCGCGCCATCTGGAGATAGATGACGCCTCCTGCGGGGCGCTCTATATCGCGGGACTGCTTCAAAACATCGGCATGTGGGGCGTTCCGGGAGCGATTCTGGCCAAACCGCAACCATTAAGCGAAGAGCAACGACTCGCCATGCAGGATCACGCCCGCTTTACCGGCGATCTACTGGCGCGCGCGGGCGGATTCGGCGAAATCGCGCTCTGGGCGGGCGAGCACCACGAGCGGATGAATGGCAGCGGGTATTATCAGGGCAAAAAGGGTCGCGACATCTCGGTCGGCGGGCGTATTCTGGCGCTTGCCGACGCCTACGTGGCGATGACGTCGCCGCGCCCCTATCGCGAAGCCTTTGAGCCCGCCGAGGCGCTCGCGCTGATTCAGCAAGGCCGGGTACGGCTCTATGACGCAACCCTGAGCGGCGTGTTGCGCCAAGTCGTCACCAGCGGACGCAGTTAA
- a CDS encoding tetratricopeptide repeat protein has protein sequence MDDAFKQAMGAYDAGRYAEARQRFQQLVNAYPHHSELWLNLGNVEYRLNELTLAEKYWQRCLAMNPLEANAYLNLGNLCFKQERWRKAVDAWEQFTRLKDAHAGVRLNLGLAYEKLGDMDSAMAAYSRFMASSPMAVEAVRLRQRFEAGQKRRDARLREAEAAMAQGALSQARDSFEQAFTDFPGTAQSYKAYAALLYKLNDSPAARTFYEKSCRLNDQDPVTLVNLGVIYEKSGAVFDACWAYQRALACRCEQPDAVSRRLSALMAAQPDLLSIALDEARRWREKGDGRAAKRRYDQLQQWPDLPEAIAELLQSACEVLAVETDPRMRAAAAAFSLGEEAYDHGRYDQALGHLTRYLELAPHGQRAEQVALKKAEIERQMGAVIQSMLRVESAQREARR, from the coding sequence ATGGATGACGCTTTTAAACAGGCGATGGGCGCGTATGACGCCGGCCGTTACGCCGAAGCCCGCCAGCGGTTTCAGCAGCTCGTCAACGCCTATCCACATCACAGCGAACTGTGGCTCAATCTGGGCAATGTCGAATATCGCCTCAACGAGCTGACGTTAGCCGAAAAATACTGGCAGCGCTGCCTGGCGATGAATCCGCTGGAAGCCAACGCTTACCTCAATTTGGGCAACCTCTGCTTTAAACAGGAGCGCTGGCGCAAGGCCGTCGACGCCTGGGAGCAGTTCACCCGCCTGAAAGACGCTCATGCGGGCGTGCGGCTCAATCTGGGGCTGGCCTACGAAAAACTGGGCGATATGGACAGCGCCATGGCAGCCTACAGTCGCTTTATGGCCAGCAGCCCCATGGCCGTGGAAGCCGTTCGCTTGCGACAGCGTTTTGAAGCAGGCCAGAAGCGGCGTGACGCGCGCCTGAGAGAAGCCGAAGCCGCCATGGCGCAAGGCGCGCTGTCCCAAGCGCGAGACAGCTTTGAGCAGGCGTTTACGGATTTCCCAGGAACGGCCCAAAGCTACAAGGCTTATGCCGCGCTACTTTACAAGCTGAACGATTCGCCCGCCGCGCGGACGTTTTACGAGAAATCGTGTCGACTGAACGATCAGGATCCCGTGACACTGGTGAATCTGGGCGTGATTTACGAAAAATCGGGCGCTGTTTTCGATGCGTGCTGGGCGTATCAACGCGCGCTGGCTTGTCGCTGCGAGCAGCCCGACGCCGTAAGCCGCCGATTGTCGGCGCTGATGGCCGCGCAACCGGATCTCCTCTCCATTGCGCTGGACGAGGCCCGCCGATGGCGCGAAAAAGGCGACGGGCGCGCGGCGAAACGGCGTTACGATCAGCTGCAGCAATGGCCCGACTTGCCAGAAGCAATTGCCGAACTGCTGCAAAGCGCTTGTGAAGTCCTCGCCGTTGAAACCGATCCCCGCATGCGCGCAGCCGCCGCCGCTTTTTCGCTCGGAGAAGAAGCCTATGATCACGGGCGATACGATCAGGCATTGGGCCATTTGACGCGCTATCTGGAACTGGCGCCGCATGGCCAGCGCGCAGAACAGGTTGCCCTTAAGAAGGCGGAAATCGAACGTCAGATGGGCGCCGTGATTCAGTCAATGCTACGGGTCGAAAGCGCGCAGCGAGAGGCGAGACGCTAG
- a CDS encoding helix-hairpin-helix domain-containing protein, with the protein MKQCDAFPPVFSSSFGYNLAGNDQEAQVGARRVLRRVKNSIRAARILAALAMAIGSVAICSLSMARVEARSRVQWAFSSDDRADRRLWATQSVAATINLNLASWSELKTLPGVDDNVALKLMRARSQTPLRALEDLARAPWLEPPQRARLLATFRNRVSF; encoded by the coding sequence ATGAAGCAATGTGACGCTTTTCCGCCGGTTTTTTCGTCGTCTTTTGGCTATAATCTCGCCGGTAACGATCAAGAGGCTCAGGTAGGCGCTCGGAGGGTCTTGCGGCGCGTGAAGAACAGCATTCGGGCTGCGCGGATTCTGGCGGCGCTTGCCATGGCGATCGGTTCTGTGGCGATTTGCTCGTTGAGCATGGCGCGGGTGGAGGCGCGATCGCGCGTGCAATGGGCGTTTTCGTCAGACGATCGCGCTGATCGCCGTTTATGGGCGACGCAAAGCGTGGCGGCGACGATCAATCTGAATCTGGCCAGCTGGAGCGAGTTGAAAACCTTGCCCGGCGTCGACGACAACGTCGCCCTGAAGCTTATGCGCGCCCGCAGCCAAACGCCCTTGCGCGCGCTGGAGGATCTGGCGCGCGCGCCCTGGCTGGAGCCGCCGCAACGGGCACGACTGCTGGCGACGTTTCGCAATCGCGTCAGCTTTTAA